In Phoenix dactylifera cultivar Barhee BC4 chromosome 1, palm_55x_up_171113_PBpolish2nd_filt_p, whole genome shotgun sequence, the genomic stretch GTGGAAATAACTGCTGCTTAAACATTGAACAAAAATGATTAAAGGGCTCTAAATAGCATTTCTGAATATATGCATGGAGCTTGTTGATAATGTTTCTTGTTCATATCCAAGACATATGCACCACTCTGTTTTCGTTTCCCAGTTTCAAAGGAGAAAACAAATACTGATTGAGCAACATTTACAGAAGTAAAGGTATTGACATAACATTTGATTTGGTGAGGAATAGAAAAAGATGTTATGCCTGGAGAAGTGAGATTTATATTAGAAAACAACAGATTGTTATCAAAGTCAtcttgcctaaatagagattatCATGTCCAGCCATGTTGACGAAAAATGATAGGTGCTTCCTACAAGGTATGGGAAAGTGAACAACAAATTCAGTTGGAAGTGAACATAGTTCCTTGTAATGTTCTTCAAAAATGCCAACTCAAAATTTCTGCTACAAATAATGCTCCATTTATCCTATAGAAGCATCTTCTTGATTTTCTAAGACATTAAACTAGAGCAAATGTTCtaacataatatgtataattATACCGATCAAGGTTTGCCGTCTCGGTACTAGACCTCAGaccagtgccacactagcactgtGTTGGTACGGTACAGGATCTTTTCGGCATACTGAGTGTCGGTAcaccacccatatcaggtattAGTACTAAACCGGTATAGTACAGTACAGTACACCTCATACCATTTGGTTCaggccggtacggcgaaccatgATACTGATAGCTGAAAACTCTAATACCACCAATTTGGATCCTCTTTATAAATTCTTCGTGGCAAGGGCTATATTCTTTGCTATTGCTGACTCTTTTAAAACCCTTGTTCATCCTGGATTTCTTTTACTTGTTAATCTCCTTGCTGAACTTTGAACACAAGCCCAACACCCATTCCTTACTGATTTCTCTCCACTCATCATACATTCCCATGCTATTATCCTAGTTAGTTTGCTTACTCTGATCTACTTAGTTCTGAGTTTGTGCTTCCTTAAACAAAAACCTAAATAATAGTACATTTGATCAATAAATGGAAGCACGTTGCAGTACACTACATTTAATACCATATGAACTAATATAGACCGTTCTGTGGATTATGATGGAAGCAACTTTTCAATTCACATTTTTTACCAATTCAAACACAAACTAGTAATTATTTAATGCTAGGATAATTGTCAATTCATTTGGCCAAAATGGCACATATCATCCTTGTTAAGTTTGCAACTTCTACATGTAATTTAAAACCAGCATAATTTTATACGTGTTATCTCACAGGAAACATATATGACTTTCTTTCTTACAGTTTTGATGGtactaaatttttctttttcaagacATATTTCTAGAAGTAACTTTGGACAGGGTCTAGAATCtttgaaaaaagggaaaaagaaaaaagaaatgtgGCTCTCTCTGCAGGACCCAATCTCCTTATATATTATACGACTCTATCTTTGCTTTATTACATGAATCTGTCTTCCAGGCTAATCACAGCGAATCCATATTTCTCCATCACTGGAAAATGCGTCAGTTCTTGGAACAAAAGTAGGATCCTACAAATGCTAACTCGGATATGGATCCAATAAGGaaacaaggatatgaatcaGTTTCTCCAACCATACGAGGTACACATATGGTGACCATGCAAGACAACCAAAAACTGACATAAATGATTCATTTAAGTTCCTTTAGATGTTTTGTAGGTGCACACATGAGAATATTTAAAAGTTATAAATTTACCATGATGCCTTACGTATAACAGTTTCTATTGCACGTGGAATTTATGTTTCAATTCTTCACTAAAGGTGAAATTTATGAATGATCTTATATAGTATCTTACAAGGAGTTTATATTAAATATAGGTGGTATCCAGGCTTCTTCTGAGAGGAAAGAGTGGTTTGAGACAGTACATCTAGGGTAGCACCACCTTTGAGTTCTATCTCAGGAATTAGCTGGCATGGATATCTACAACAAAGATCAAAAAAGTTCCCCCTAAGGAGAAGACTTTAGTTTTGCTCAGACTTCAAAAGCTTGGAAAAGAGGATAGAAAGACTGGAAGTATCATAGATGGAAGTTGTGAAAAAGGATCTAGAAAAGATAGGTTggaaccaaggttcgccgtatcggtaccgaaccccgtaccggtgccgcactaggataggcataccgagtgtcggtacggtacggtatgcagTACGCCAGACGTACTGACATtggcgtaccgataccggtacccatcggtacaGGTATGGTACGCCCGGTACCgacggtacagcataccatggttGGAACAATATGACAATGATGTAACTCATAATGTGGATGAATGGGCAATCCCCATCTTTCTCTCAAaaacactttaaggatgaataTCAAAGGATTCATAATGCCAGCCCAAGTAGTCGGCATAAGGCTTATTTGCTAGGATTATAGTTTAATTTATGTTTATAAAAGAATAAGAGTTgatagtgaacatggatgttgAAGCTCCACATAGGCATAAAGTTTCttcaatcagaaaaaaaaaaaagaatgaacaaATAGCATGGGAGCAAAAAGGGTTTTCTCCATAAACATAGTTGTATATAACAagataaagaacaaaatatatcAGGATGGGTAAGAGATACGGAGATAGTGATATAACTTGCTATTCATGCTCTGCAGAAATAAACTTCAATGAGTAACATTATATTAAAGTTTTATTTATATGAAGTTTGAGAGTTGGTCTAGTATCCTGTATTATGCTTATTAAgtctaaaatttataaaagcagatatacacAAGTTAACTAGATTTAAAAACAACAAGACCTAATGTTATCTCAGACGCCTAAAAAGAATGACATATTAGACAAAAATGAACTGAAACAACATATAACTCATTATGGAGTAActacaaaaattattaaaagaaGACCATGGACGATTCTTTATCAAATAATATTATCTTATATGCATGTACTTTTGAAATTGGtggttttttaattttcttctcaAGATGACGGGTGTCCTCCATCTATCAAGCAGTTAATATATCCACGGTCCACATAGAATCTATCCAGTTACTCATGATTCACTGACCACATTTTTTTCCAAGACACCTTAATCCAGTAGAAGTTTTTGTCCTGCATTTAAATCAGGAAGGAGATGCTCGCCACTTGCCAGGACAGTGGTTGACTTGAGCAGAAGATGCAAGATACTTTTGTGGATTTCTTTGGACTGTTTGGATAATAACTTCTTGTTTTACCATTGTCATAAATAATTCATGGAAGGTTCTTCAGAGAATGCTTCTTCCAATCTAAATGACTTCCAATAACTACCAATAAGCAATTTGATAAGCTAGAGATCTGCCATGATGCAACATTGTTGCTAATTGCACTTCCAATTCATATACGTTTTTGGGAtggtaaaatataataatagctGATAGATACAGCTACAGATGCCAATTACAGTGTAGCAGTAGGAATTCAAAGGATATGTTTTTCCACAGCAAGTTCAAAGTTTTGAAACCATGACATGACATGCTCAGTAAAATGTATAATTGGTGGGCAAGCAGGTGGTTAAGaatttttatgaaaatgatatgtCAAGAAGCTCATTATAAAAATTTTCACATTTTAATGGAATCAATGAATAGAAGTTTTCGCTACCTTTCCATTAGAAAATTCTGCCCTGTAAACCCGACCAAGGGAACCTTCACCGACAAGGGAATCCTGACTAAAGCTGTTCGTTGCAAGTTGGAGCGAAGCAACGGTATGGGAACTTGCAGTTATAGGGACTTTTGGTCTTTTTCCAGATCCATTTTTCCCATATACTTTCTCAACCATCATTTTCTCAGGTGGTAGGGGTTTCAGACTTGTCACTGAAGCAGTTTTAAGCCTCTGCTCTTGCATCTCCTTGTCAGTTGCTACAAAAGTGACAGGAAGAAAATTAAGGAAATGgcatatttaaaatttaaaatggtTATAAAATATAGAGCATAATTATAAATCAGAACATGAAATACAGAGGATAATTTTAAATCAGAACACAAAAGCCTTCAAGTCATGTAGTTCACATTTGCTCACGATAACAAGCACTAAATCCTAATGAATCCATGAAGTTGTACACTTCATTGTCAGGGGATAAACATGATTTGTATCCAATACCTTCAACAGATAGCAATTATTAATGTCACAAATAactcattcttttctatttaaCAGGAATACAGGTATAGATGCATATGAATATGAACTTAAACCAATAAAGAACTCATGTTTTTTCCCTTCTGCCGTACTTCAATTTGTTCATATCAAATACCCATATTCTTACAATCTTGCCCATCAACATGTCATAGTGCAAATAGTTAATACTTTCCTGTAATAAATTATGAGCttagttatttatttaatcAATCCATGGTAAGTTATGTATATACACTGCTGACCATGAGTAGTGCAAagtaaattatttaatttatgaaatttatgaaGAATGGAAAAGCTTGACCTAAATCATAGGTAACCCTAATATGAGTGCTTGGTGAATGAAGATTCATAAAGTTAAGTCTAAATAGTTGGAACAAGGCAGGTTTATGAATTAACAACGTAAAATTATCAATCACGCAATTATATCGCATTCTTTTTCTCCAAATTAATGCAAATAATTTGGAGATCTCATATACTCCATCACTAAAATTTTCTCATGAACTGCCTAAAGCCTGTACACAACCTCACTGCTGACCTCCAGTGGTCAGTGTCGTGATTAGATGTTATTGGTCTAATAATTACTCCACCACGCTCTCCTAAATCTCCATTGCCTAGCTCATAGGTTCAATTTCAGAATAGCTGATATGAATTTGTTCAGCAAAATATGTTCTGAAATTTAACCGTGCATTATGCTTAGAGACTAGTAACCATATCCATTAGAAAATATTGTATTGTTTCTCAAAGTGACACAGTTGAGTGGTAAACTCCTCCAATGAAGAGGTCAACTAAAAGTTAAAGCTTGAAGATAGAAAATATCATGACATCTAAtgtgtcaaaagaaaaaaagatatatTTTTAACCATGTTGTTTTAGGACTATCGAAGTACATCATTATCATATCGCCATAAGTATTTTACCATCTAAATAACATTTCCAAGTAAAACAAATACTAATCACTTCCAAACTTAAGGCATGAAGAAGATTGTCACTATCATGAAAGAAGAAGGTCCATAAAAGCATAAGTTAGGAAATAAAGGGGTACCTCTATCTGCACCAATCGTAGCAGATGCTAAAGAAGGGCTTGCATTCTTTCTAGTGTCATCCTTTTTCTTTGGAAGATTCCAAATGCAAAAAATAACAGCTAGTACTATACATAAAGCACCAAGTGTTGAGCCGATAACTATCCCTGTGACTGAACCTGCCGTCAAACTCTTCTTGTTATTCTTATTATCTGGATGGAATGGTTTGCTCTCAGGTCCCTGTGGTGTATCTGTAGGTGCCTCAGTATGATTACGATTATGAGGTCTACTAGGAGGTGGCACATACGGCGGTGGTGGTGGAGCAGGACCATTAGCAAATGAGTTTCCTCCAGCACTATGCACATAATGGCAGAAAGAAGTCAGAAAAATTAAACgggaaaaaataagagaaaaaaaaggtaacAAAGACTGCATTAATACTCACATAAGATTTGGAATTGAACTGAATTCCTGTGGTATCCAACCACTGAAATTGTTGTCTGCAATATTGCTGACAAAGAATAAAGAGTATTAATGATAGTGAATGTAACAATAAAGCCTGGCATTGCATATAAGGTAACTCACAGAGTAGTCAAATCTAGGTTCGCAAGAAGATTCAACGGGCCAGTTAATTGGTTCTCTTGCAAATAACTGCAAAAGGGGGAAAACTTTAGAACCTGGAAAAATCATACATATGGCTGAAAAATATGCAGCAAAATTTCTGGCAATAATCCATTTAAAGTGCACTTACAGACTAGAAAGATTTGACAAAGAGCTCAGAGAATTTGGAAGATCTCCTGTCAAGTTATTGAATGACAAATCCCTGCCATACAATCTTAAATGAATATGAAGAACGAAACAAAAGACCATTCTAGGAATGAAGATgttcataaaattcttctttgtgCATGACTAGGAAATGTGGTTTATGGTACAGGAAGGAAAATTATACACATATAAACTAAGAATGAAGTATACATTCACTAGTACCAGACATAAAGAAGAATATTATGAAAAACAACTATGTGTTAGCATGTGCATGCTCATGTCTCTGTATGTTGCAGATTAACTATACCAACAATGATGCACGCAACATAATTGGCTTTCTTTAGCTAATTGCACCAGCCTAATTAGCCTCCCTGTAAATTATATCATTTTCAAAGGAAAATGTAATTATCTTTCGATAGGCTGGTCACTAGGAGGGCAGTGGCACCTGATGACTGCATATGCTCAATGCCTCAACCTATAGGCATCTGACAACCTGACTAATAGCTAGTTCACACAGTGTACACCTCTAGTTCTTGAACTCTTTCATACAGTTGGGAAGTAGGAACTCAAAATCCTTACATTTCCACATTccgcccccaccccccccccccccccccccccccccccacccccctccTTCCTACCCCCCAGTACATTTTTCAGCAGAAATGTAGTTAGGAAGTAGGAATTCATAAGCCTTACATTTTTTAGTCATGCTCTTCCAAGGGATCTTGTCCCCATCTTGTGGGAGAAGTGCCACTGATCAGAAGTAGGTCTACAATGTGAAAACAACTTTGATGGCATGGTAGATCAGCTATAGTTCTTTCTTAGTTGCATATGATTTTCACCAAGTGTATGGTAAGACTACAATGAGAATTTTATCCCCACAATGAAACACAATCACTTCTTTTGGATAAGAAAAAGGTCGTTATAACCTTAATCATAAGCTGAAAATGGTTAGTTGCTTAATGCACCTAAaagatgcttttcttcttttgcatGCCTATTGCTCTTTCCCTGCAATGTATTTCACAAGTATCATGCCACCTACAAGCTTAATGAAACTCCATTTACCTAGTTTGAGCACTTCTATCATGACTTTCCTGCCATTTGCTATATTAAAGCCAACAAAAAAACATACTCTGCACTTTGCACAAACAGAATGACCATCAATGATGACAAAGTTCACATGACTTccccatttttttttggtacaatggcgGCTCACACCCTACGGGTGTGGATgcggccaacaaaatcagaaaacaacagAGCAGATAAAGAGCTTGGCACTGACAAAGTTGCACCGATAACATTAATTTGAGATGAATTGGCAAGCAATCTCATCTACTtaaccatctagctttgcaAATGTTCATGTAATGAGCTAGTATAGTGGCAAATGCCACTTAGTTAATCCCTTCTCTTTTGTTCTCTTGCCAGAGCTCGAAAGCTATGATTACTGATTTATTACTAAAGACTTCTTTAAATTTAATAATGTTATGAAAAAAGCAGAACTCAGtactttctctcttcctccaaaATTAAGCAAAGTACCAAATGGTATCTCATGCTATTAGAGAACTTGCTTTTCTCTGTTGCCTTATCCCATGTCACTGTTTCTAGTTAATCattatattcattaaaatagtGCTATTCAGATCAAATAACAATTAGTTCGCACTCAGATCTTTCCATCATTTATATAGTTGAAAGTCGAATAGAACGACCATATTTAACAATTTGAAAACTTGATTCCCATTGCAATAGGTTTCCCAGACCTCCAAAAGGACCACTGCATTTACAATTCTACACACTCTATATATTTAAACAGGATCTCCCAATGACATTCTTACAGTTTCCATTTTCTCATATGAATCAGCCAATGTAAATAAACTTATGCTTGGTTACACTTTTGCTCAGTCTTTATTTCCCATATAGTTGTCTTCAAATCTTCGACCTAGAGGCTCTCTagttcatattgaattttctgGGCCATTTTCGGTCACATGCACATAATTAAAGATCTTTTAGCATATGGTGAACATAATGAAGGCATTCCAATTTCTTCTCACACGAACTTTGATTTTGCAGGGTGCATTGTTCTACACAAAATCTCATAACTCCAAAGTCCAAACAAACTTTGTCTTACACATCTTCCAATAATATTATATGGGAATATTTAGATGATCATAAAGTTGTTACTGTCTGTAGTTTTGCAGAATTATATAGCCTAACATAACATTGCCTATGCAAAAAATGGTGGCAACCAATCAGTACAATTGATTTGTTATGTGAAGTCCAATTTAATACTGTTTTAGAATAAAACTTgtataaattttattattggattcaagaaaatcaaataaaaaaaagtatagTCTAGCCACAACTTCTTTAATTAATATAGCCAGGATTTTGGGCGAAAGGAAAATGTAAAATGTCTAAGTACTCAGATTCTGTTGTTCTTTTCATTAATACCTCAATGTGTATTAGATATAGTCCTTGGACAATTCTTAGGAATTTCTACTTGAATAATATGGCTATGGCAAGATGAAAAAGAATTCTCAagatacattatagatcccactaatTATAAGGAATAAGCAATAAACCACCATAAACAAGTAGAATAGGTCTTTTTGCAATAAATGTGAAGACTGATAGATAAAGCAGCAAGGAATGCAAGCATCAAAACAGACTGGCTCGCCAAGGATCTTACAACTCAGAGAGGTCTTGAAGGTTTTCAAAGATGTCCCCAATTTGTTGAGATAATGAGTTGTGGCTGAGATTGCTGCAAtcaataattatatataaatcaTCAGTAAATGAAATTTGCCTCACAAGCATAGCACGTTATATGCTACACAATATACTTACAGGTAATTAAGGGAAACCATTGTATAAATGGAGTAAGGAAGGTTCCCAGAAAGATTATTGTTTGCAAGATTCCTGCACCGTCGAATGAAGCCTAAACTTCATCATCTGAAAGTtgtgaaaaaaaattgattcacGAGTAGAGTACTAAGAGATAAAACATTACAGATAGGTAAGGTTTGGCGGCAACTGATATGGAATCCCCTCATGTATGTTGTTGTTGCTCATATCCCTAACATCAAggattttaaaagaagaaaaaagacaaCAATTCCACAATCACAGGACACTCGATGATCTTCATCAATGAAAGAGAATATGAATTAGTTTCCTTACAGTGTTTTCAAAGACAAGAGATATGAAAGGAGGTACCCCAGAGTTCCATTCAGCCCCAACCCAGAAACCTGGCTGTTGTAGCACCATAAGAAGCACAACCGCTAAATAGGAATTTAATTTAACAGAAGACTAAACTTATTGagatatcatttttttatttttacatggCAGTGACAGCTGAACCAGAACAAGTTATCCCCTTCCAAGAATCTCTACAGGGATCACCGCCACTCGATGTCCACCCGAACAGATGTGGAGGGCTATTTAAGGCGCTATACAGCACTCCAAGAGCTTGAACTGCAAACCAGAGGACACTCACTCACTCCCCAAAAAATGAGAAGTATGAATACGAACAAAAATGAACAAATGAAACCGCAATCATATTGCTCCAGTGATTTCACATAATAATAGAACACAATAACGAAGGCAGATATTGCCATTTTCCAATCCACTTAgtggaaaaaaataaacagcAAGCCGTCGAATAAACATGACGATGGCAAAATAAGGTaagaaataatcatcttgcaatgACGAATCTTCCTGATCCTGAAATTCCTACCGGCCTCTACTTTTAAGCCGTACAATAAAaaccaattaatcaaatcaagaaaCAGAAGGAGAAATAGTGCAGAAAACTTTAGGAAAGAATGAAAAACGAGTTTAACGTGGAGAAACAAAAGCCGGAAAAAGATTCGAAGAGACAAATAATAACAATGGAAAGATGGATTGGATAAGATAGTAGAAGGAAATGATGAATACCATCGGAGGGGTCGGTGGCCGATTCCACCACCGCCGCCGGCGAGCCAAAAAGAACCGCAAGAACCGCGATCCCTGCCAATGCCGCCATGGAAAGATGCGTTGGTCTTGCGGGATCGGAGAGAAGCCGCCTCTCTCGTAGCCCTCCCATCAGaaccccacccccacccctctTTCTCTCGCTCTCTAAGCCCGTGATGACAGCTCCTCCTATGATTAAGAAAACCGAGAGATTCAGATGCTTGCCTCCAGACAGAGAACGAGTGTCGGCAAagactttcttcctttatttcctttttcttcaaaGAAGGAGCTCACCGAGTGACGGAGGGCATCAGGGAATGAAGGCTTGGGATGgacaaaagacaaaaaaaaaaaaagagagagtctTAATGGTAAATCTTAGTATATATCTAAAGATCATAATAATGTAGGAGTATACGACCTgcagaacgagagagagagagagagagagagagagagagagagagagtattaagGGGGTGTTTGAGAGTTTGAGGAGATTTTATTTGTTTATGACTTTTTTAAAGCTTAAAAAGTAGTAAAATATGCACTTGACTTAACTACCCTGGTAGAGGGACTCCAGAGAGGAAAAAGGAGGGTGAGGTCAAAACTTGAAAACCCGGGCGCATAAATGAGGACCGGTGGGTGCGTTACGTAGGTGGGACCCCCGTCAATCCCTCCTCTCAAACCATTTGAGCGGTGGTCTTCTATTTGTTTTCTATTATTATTCGCTTTGCGTGCGGCGACAAACCGGGAATGGCGTGGAAAAGAAAATGTGCTCCTCTCAAGCCGACCATGGCGGCATGGGACGCACGTAGTTATATGGTTCGTGGAAAACATGAAAGCGATCGTGACAAATAGTAAATGATATTGGCTCGATTTGGACCACAAATTTGTGCCTCTTTTTTTGTTATGGTTATGGTTGCTAGTGTTTGATGGATTAGATATGCTCTAGGTCCTTCTTCCTAATTCAGATTCAAACCAGTAAATGGATCGaggtatttaaattttaatccaATATATATTCATGCAATGATTGGATCTGGTTTGGCTATTTGGGTAATGAAATGGCTTGAGATCTCATAAAATGTACCAGAGTGGGCTAAacctatatatattttttgagcaactagttattgttgctggaaattggacccgggggccgccgcgaaaccaggggaggaggagctccgctgccgggagggcggacggcggtgcgccggccgactgcgtcctccgtggggatgagagagcggagaagagtgcgtcctgtcctgttttgcaaaaaaagccggtggccgggctctccggcgccggccctccgatgcttaagtcagagggggcaaatatgtggagagagcaaggaagagatatgtggagaagataaagagaatattgtgttcaattgtgtctgtgctgttttcttctttttccttcctttttcggtccccccctcctttcccccaggttcccttttatagagggatattgtgttacctgggaggtgacaggggaatttgtcctttttggtgataattgggcacgatctggcccattaatggcgtagtggaggatAAGGCCGAATCAGGCCGGGGTCAGGGAGTTGTCGTGGTTGATCAGacccgttggagtggttgaaccgtcggccgtagtgggcctggggttcgtagatggtaagtgcatttattgccgagtgaaccggcggtcaggaagagccatacgctctgatggttcagtgatccggagatcgtcttgggccgtgttcattaaatgactgagtgcatcggagacttgagggggtctcatgcattaatgacagGTTGTGCTAGAATATCTGCGGAGATCTCGTGCCTTGACGGCTCAGAGATGGTGGCAGGTTATAGCCGTCAGATCCTTCACAAAGGTTAGGCGGAGATGAgtattggttaaggcatcggctcggcgggggtgccgagccgagctggtcgcccagcggggcgccctgtggcggggttgcttctagtacttctggtcggcgccctttgggcgagcgctttcctggtcggcgtcctctggtcggcttTTTCTAGCCGAGCGTCCCTACTTGGTGCTTTGGTTGGGCCTTTTCGGAttggcgctctctagccgagcacccctctggtCGATGCCCTTTGGTCGAGCGTCTTTCTGGttggcgctctttggccgagcgcctccgtggcgataTGACTCGGGTTTTTTCcctaacactaccccccgacttccgagttccagctggctaccagctggagcgcgggaagtagctttagttgggtcattacggattccgaaaattttaatttattgcgcgttttgaattatcggacgcttcgaggtgcctttaataggtgGCGTCTCCTCCTTTCCGAAGCACCTCATTATTGGGATGCTTTttccgaagcgtcctcgcgtcgtgggctcatgatggggccgcacgatccgatggggcgcttcggtgTCCGAAGCGTCAACCTAAATTAAATGCGGCGCTCTGTCTTTTGGGCCGACACGTGTCGTAATCCAAACGGGATGCAGCGTTTTtctcgctgatccgggccgttggggaggtctatataaactctccctTGGCCCTCTGTCCTCTTCTCATTGCCTTCTTCTTCCAGCTTTTTACAGTCGAAGTTCTTTTTCTCCGGCGTCTTCCAC encodes the following:
- the LOC103717064 gene encoding protein STRUBBELIG-RECEPTOR FAMILY 8-like; amino-acid sequence: MGGLRERRLLSDPARPTHLSMAALAGIAVLAVLFGSPAAVVESATDPSDVQALGVLYSALNSPPHLFGWTSSGGDPCRDSWKGITCSGSAVTAIQVSGLGLNGTLGYLLSYLLSLKTLDMSNNNIHEGIPYQLPPNLTYLNLANNNLSGNLPYSIYTMVSLNYLNLSHNSLSQQIGDIFENLQDLSELDLSFNNLTGDLPNSLSSLSNLSSLYLQENQLTGPLNLLANLDLTTLNIADNNFSGWIPQEFSSIPNLIAGGNSFANGPAPPPPPYVPPPSRPHNRNHTEAPTDTPQGPESKPFHPDNKNNKKSLTAGSVTGIVIGSTLGALCIVLAVIFCIWNLPKKKDDTRKNASPSLASATIGADRATDKEMQEQRLKTASVTSLKPLPPEKMMVEKVYGKNGSGKRPKVPITASSHTVASLQLATNSFSQDSLVGEGSLGRVYRAEFSNGKVFAIKKIDSAALSLQEEDNFLEAVSNMSRLRHPNIVSLVGYCVEHGQRLLVYEYIGNGTLHDMLHYADDSGNKLTWNARMRVALGTARALEYLHEVCLPSLVHRNFKSANILLDEELNPHLSDCGLAALTPNTERQVSTEVVGSFGYSAPEFAMSGVYTVKSDVYSFGIVMLELLTGRKPLDSSRERSEQSLVRWATPQLHDIDALAKMVDPALNGMYPAKSLSRFADIIALCVQPEPEFRPPISEVVQQLVRLMQRASMVRRSSGDELGYSYRVPEHEVSMTDLSF